From the genome of Paraburkholderia flava, one region includes:
- a CDS encoding haloacid dehalogenase type II, with amino-acid sequence MNGIKGIAFDLYGTLFDVHSVAARCDDAYPGRGREISALWRQKQLEYTWLRSLMNRYVDFEQATADALRYTCRQLGLTLDATTHDALCNAYLQLAPFPEVPDALRELKRRGLTLAILSNGSPKSIGAVVSHAGLRDAFDHLLSADEAQVYKPDHRVYEIAVRTLQLDRKEILFVSSNAWDATGARSFGFPVCWINRSGNVFEEMGQRPDHEVNGLQGVVALFD; translated from the coding sequence ATGAACGGCATCAAGGGCATTGCTTTCGATCTGTACGGCACGCTATTCGACGTGCATTCGGTGGCCGCACGTTGCGACGACGCGTATCCCGGACGCGGCCGCGAGATCAGCGCGCTGTGGCGGCAAAAACAGCTCGAATACACGTGGCTGCGCAGCCTGATGAACCGCTATGTCGATTTCGAGCAGGCAACCGCCGATGCGTTGCGCTACACGTGCCGTCAACTCGGACTCACACTTGATGCAACGACGCACGACGCGCTGTGCAATGCATACCTGCAGCTCGCACCGTTTCCCGAAGTGCCCGATGCACTGCGCGAACTCAAACGACGCGGACTGACACTCGCGATCCTGTCGAACGGCTCGCCGAAATCGATTGGTGCAGTGGTGAGTCATGCGGGGTTGCGCGACGCATTCGATCACCTGCTGAGCGCCGACGAGGCACAGGTCTACAAGCCAGATCATCGTGTGTATGAGATCGCAGTGCGGACGTTGCAACTGGATCGAAAGGAGATTCTGTTTGTTTCGTCGAATGCGTGGGACGCGACGGGCGCGCGCTCGTTCGGCTTCCCGGTTTGCTGGATCAACCGCAGTGGTAACGTTTTCGAAGAGATGGGGCAACGACCCGATCATGAGGTGAACGGCCTGCAGGGCGTGGTCGCGCTGTTCGATTGA
- a CDS encoding DoxX family protein, with amino-acid sequence MTPFASLFRLADPSWLASKLHRYAPLPIRFAIGYGFIAHGLAKIAKNPEHFAAILHALGVPAAHFMAWATIAIELLGGLAIFVGAFVPIATVPMLVVLLVATLTVHLPYGFTSIKLMDVVSGVPQFGPPGYETDLLYAVGLLTLVFGGSGPLAVDTWLRSWYARICGPRGT; translated from the coding sequence ATGACGCCGTTTGCTTCGCTGTTCCGCCTCGCCGATCCATCGTGGCTCGCCTCAAAACTCCACCGTTACGCGCCGCTGCCGATACGCTTTGCGATCGGCTATGGCTTCATCGCGCACGGGCTCGCGAAGATTGCGAAAAACCCCGAGCATTTCGCTGCGATCCTTCATGCGCTCGGCGTGCCGGCTGCGCATTTCATGGCATGGGCGACGATCGCGATCGAGTTGCTTGGCGGGCTCGCGATTTTCGTGGGGGCGTTCGTGCCCATCGCGACGGTGCCGATGCTCGTCGTGCTGCTGGTCGCGACGCTCACGGTCCATCTGCCGTACGGGTTCACGTCGATCAAGCTGATGGACGTCGTGAGCGGCGTGCCGCAGTTCGGGCCGCCGGGGTACGAGACGGATCTGCTCTATGCGGTGGGATTGCTGACGCTTGTGTTTGGCGGCAGCGGGCCGCTTGCTGTCGATACGTGGCTGCGGTCGTGGTACGCGCGTATCTGCGGACCGCGCGGTACCTGA
- a CDS encoding cysteine hydrolase family protein gives MKPLPPDAALIVIDVQQAFDDPSWGPRNNPGAEANVATLLAAWRNTRRPIFHVQHRSPRPQSLFHPERPGFAVKPEAVPLADEPVIYKDVNSAFIGTDLEQRLREDGIETLVIVGITTDHCVSTTTRMAGNFGFDTYLVSDATATFARRGPDGKTFTAEQMHETALASLHDEFATVVATAAVLESV, from the coding sequence ATGAAGCCGCTGCCGCCCGACGCCGCCCTGATCGTCATCGACGTGCAACAGGCCTTCGACGATCCGAGCTGGGGCCCACGCAACAACCCTGGCGCCGAAGCCAACGTCGCGACGCTGCTCGCCGCGTGGCGCAATACACGGCGCCCGATATTTCACGTGCAGCACCGCTCACCGCGGCCGCAGAGCCTGTTTCACCCGGAGCGTCCCGGCTTCGCGGTCAAGCCCGAAGCCGTGCCGTTGGCTGACGAGCCCGTGATCTACAAGGACGTCAACAGCGCATTCATCGGCACCGATCTCGAACAACGCTTGCGGGAGGACGGCATCGAGACGCTGGTGATCGTCGGCATCACGACCGACCACTGTGTGTCGACGACAACACGCATGGCGGGCAACTTCGGCTTCGATACGTACCTCGTCTCCGATGCGACCGCGACATTCGCGCGGCGTGGCCCCGATGGCAAAACGTTTACCGCGGAGCAAATGCACGAGACTGCGCTCGCGAGTCTGCATGACGAGTTCGCGACAGTGGTCGCGACGGCTGCGGTGCTCGAAAGCGTTTAG
- a CDS encoding hybrid sensor histidine kinase/response regulator, with protein MDATSPLMSAAASVLLVDDQPMIGELVRRMLASEKDIALEVCLDGREAVATATALKPTVILQDLVMPGVDGLDVVRSYRADPATAGIPVIVLSSREQPIVKSAAFVAGASDYLVKLPDAIELIARIRYHSNSYVGALQRKEALDFLSHDMRSPQASILALIEGHRTQHGTLPPILERIATHASAALTLADGFTHLARAQSEWLHLDTVNLNDLLIVAADQLWEKARAKGCNIEVSTPTTESLCRCDRLMLTRLISNLLDNALKYGPPQSEVRCMLSSTDDAWLIGVEDAGQGIAEHEHEKAQQRFARLDSQIANKVEGWGLGLAFVNVAAQKHRGTVAMRRTDRGFLIEVALPRGVADAES; from the coding sequence ATGGATGCCACTTCGCCCTTGATGTCGGCTGCTGCATCGGTCCTGCTGGTCGACGATCAACCGATGATCGGCGAGCTGGTGCGACGCATGCTCGCCAGTGAGAAAGACATTGCGCTTGAGGTTTGCCTCGACGGTCGCGAAGCCGTTGCGACGGCTACCGCGCTCAAGCCCACGGTGATCCTGCAGGATCTGGTGATGCCGGGTGTCGATGGTCTGGACGTGGTGCGCAGCTATCGCGCGGACCCTGCCACGGCGGGGATTCCGGTGATCGTGCTGTCGTCGCGCGAACAGCCGATCGTGAAGAGCGCCGCGTTTGTCGCGGGCGCGAGCGACTATCTCGTCAAGCTGCCCGATGCGATCGAGTTGATCGCGCGCATTCGCTATCACTCGAACTCGTATGTCGGCGCACTGCAACGCAAGGAAGCGCTCGATTTTCTGTCGCACGACATGCGTTCGCCGCAAGCGTCGATTCTCGCGTTGATCGAGGGCCATCGCACGCAACACGGTACGTTGCCGCCGATTCTCGAACGCATCGCGACGCATGCGAGTGCGGCGCTCACGCTTGCCGACGGCTTCACGCATCTCGCGCGCGCGCAGTCCGAATGGCTGCATCTCGACACGGTCAATCTCAACGACCTGTTGATCGTCGCCGCCGATCAACTGTGGGAGAAAGCGCGCGCGAAGGGCTGCAACATCGAGGTCAGTACGCCGACGACAGAATCGCTGTGCCGCTGCGACCGGCTGATGCTGACGCGGCTCATCTCGAACCTGCTCGACAATGCATTGAAGTACGGACCGCCGCAGTCGGAAGTGCGCTGCATGCTGTCGTCGACCGACGATGCGTGGCTGATCGGTGTCGAAGATGCGGGACAGGGTATCGCCGAACACGAGCACGAGAAAGCGCAGCAACGCTTTGCGCGACTCGATTCGCAGATCGCGAACAAGGTGGAGGGCTGGGGGCTCGGCCTCGCATTCGTCAACGTCGCGGCGCAGAAGCATCGCGGCACAGTGGCGATGCGCCGGACCGATCGCGGGTTTCTGATCGAAGTGGCGTTGCCGCGTGGTGTAGCCGACGCGGAATCGTAA
- a CDS encoding PaaI family thioesterase, producing the protein MNQVADMPAGLTGLEQLRRLLGAESRPPIGDTLDFYLTEVEEGRVVFESVPTLRLYNPIGTVHGGYIATLLDSACGCAVHSRLSATQAYTTLELKVAYHKAITVNTGKLRAEGRVLSVGRRAGFSEATLTDEAGKLYASATSTLLVFDR; encoded by the coding sequence ATGAATCAGGTTGCCGACATGCCGGCCGGTCTGACCGGGCTCGAACAGTTGCGACGCTTGCTGGGCGCGGAATCGCGACCGCCGATCGGCGACACGCTCGATTTCTATCTGACGGAAGTCGAGGAAGGGCGTGTGGTGTTCGAGAGCGTGCCGACGCTGCGCCTCTACAACCCGATCGGCACCGTACACGGCGGCTATATCGCGACGCTGCTCGATTCTGCGTGTGGCTGCGCGGTTCATTCGCGGCTCAGTGCAACCCAGGCTTATACGACGCTTGAATTGAAGGTCGCGTATCACAAGGCGATCACTGTCAATACGGGCAAGCTGCGGGCGGAAGGGCGCGTGCTGAGCGTCGGCCGACGCGCGGGGTTTTCCGAAGCGACGTTGACCGATGAGGCGGGCAAGTTGTATGCATCGGCGACGTCGACGTTGCTGGTGTTCGACCGATAA
- a CDS encoding MarR family winged helix-turn-helix transcriptional regulator, with amino-acid sequence MTRPLSPENAALLARASESSLSHLLAQRGMREIARLLNDALRSLNISSAQFCLLALLHRDEPPTVSELAYEMNLDTSHVSAQLSILTRRALVTAAAGPRDRGRRRLMLTPFGQSVLVDALPLWIAASAEASNFLGRADLERLSALAKAHDHVHDEADTDEETLAENKSTRCACRHDREISVEIEPAH; translated from the coding sequence ATGACACGCCCGTTGTCGCCGGAAAACGCCGCGCTGCTCGCCCGCGCGAGTGAATCGAGTCTCAGCCATCTGCTCGCACAGCGCGGGATGCGGGAAATCGCGCGGCTTCTGAACGACGCACTGCGTTCGCTGAACATCAGCTCCGCGCAGTTCTGTCTGCTCGCGTTACTGCATCGGGATGAACCGCCGACGGTCAGCGAACTCGCGTACGAGATGAATCTGGATACGTCGCATGTGTCCGCGCAACTGAGCATCCTCACGCGTCGCGCGCTGGTCACCGCCGCTGCGGGACCACGCGATCGCGGGCGCCGGCGTCTGATGTTGACGCCGTTCGGTCAGTCGGTGCTGGTGGATGCGTTGCCGTTGTGGATCGCGGCGTCGGCGGAGGCGTCGAATTTTCTTGGTCGCGCGGATCTCGAGAGATTATCCGCGCTAGCGAAAGCACACGATCACGTGCATGACGAAGCAGACACCGACGAAGAAACGCTCGCAGAAAACAAAAGCACGCGGTGCGCGTGTCGGCACGATCGCGAGATCTCGGTGGAAATCGAACCGGCGCATTGA
- a CDS encoding SDR family NAD(P)-dependent oxidoreductase has translation MTRSSAIVVGVGAEVGLGAALCKRFAREGYHVYVSGRSATKLAHVVESIVAAGGSAEAVVGDTTVEADVLALFDKAMAPATGIAQPDLVVYNAGNNKRIPFAELSADDFESFWRVGPLGAFLVGREVARRIAPLGRGTLIFTGASASLRGKAGYAQFSASKAGVRMISQSMAREFGPQGLHVAHVIVDGGIDGARLHRLRPGVAEERGENGLLNIDAIADAYWYLHRQHPSAWTQEIDVRPFKEPF, from the coding sequence ATGACTCGATCGAGTGCGATCGTCGTTGGTGTCGGCGCGGAAGTGGGTCTCGGCGCGGCGCTATGCAAACGCTTTGCCCGCGAGGGCTATCACGTGTACGTGTCGGGCCGCTCGGCGACGAAGCTCGCGCATGTCGTCGAATCGATCGTGGCCGCGGGCGGCAGTGCGGAAGCCGTCGTCGGCGACACGACGGTCGAAGCCGACGTGCTCGCGCTGTTCGACAAGGCGATGGCGCCGGCCACGGGCATCGCACAGCCTGACCTCGTCGTCTATAACGCGGGCAACAACAAGCGCATCCCGTTTGCGGAACTGAGTGCGGACGATTTCGAAAGCTTCTGGCGTGTCGGTCCGCTCGGCGCGTTTCTCGTCGGGCGCGAAGTAGCGCGGCGTATTGCGCCGCTCGGACGCGGCACGCTGATTTTCACCGGTGCGTCGGCCAGTCTGCGCGGCAAGGCGGGCTATGCGCAGTTCTCCGCGTCGAAAGCCGGCGTGCGCATGATTTCGCAGAGCATGGCGCGCGAGTTCGGGCCGCAGGGGCTGCATGTCGCGCATGTGATCGTCGATGGCGGCATCGACGGTGCGCGGCTGCACCGGTTGCGTCCGGGCGTCGCTGAAGAGCGCGGCGAAAACGGTCTGCTGAACATCGATGCGATCGCGGACGCGTACTGGTATCTGCATCGACAGCATCCGTCCGCATGGACGCAGGAAATCGATGTGCGTCCGTTTAAGGAACCGTTCTGA
- a CDS encoding NAD-dependent succinate-semialdehyde dehydrogenase encodes MSTSQTSYPDTQLYIDGAWHAGSRQTDVINPANEIAIGRLSLAGEAELERAAQAVQRAFGEWRKVSAFERSKLMRRAADNLRARAETVAAIMTMEQGKPLAEARVETLSAADTIEWFAEEARRTYGRVVPSRSGAVQQIVTREPVGPVAAFTPWNFPLNQAVRKVSAALAAGCSIVLKGPEETPASCAALVAAFHDAGLPAGVLNLVFGVPADISRFFIEHPVIRKISFTGSTAVGKQLAAMAGLHMKRATMELGGHAPAIVFADADIPRAAKLLGMAKIRNAGQVCISPTRFIVQDAAYDEFVEHFVATIKSVKVGNGLDDGVQMGPLANVRRVEAMERLVADAREQGAKVQTGGERIGREGYFFQPTVLTDVPLSARIMTEEPFGPVAPVTRFSSYDDVIREANRLPYGLAAYAYTRSTSTAAALADDIESGMISVNHHGLGLPETPFGGVKDSGYGSEGGTEAMEAYLVTKFVSQHR; translated from the coding sequence ATGAGCACCTCACAAACGAGCTATCCGGACACCCAGCTATACATCGATGGCGCGTGGCACGCCGGTTCGCGGCAGACCGACGTAATCAATCCGGCGAACGAAATCGCGATCGGCCGTCTGTCGCTCGCGGGCGAAGCCGAACTCGAACGCGCCGCGCAGGCCGTGCAGCGCGCGTTCGGCGAATGGCGCAAGGTGTCGGCATTCGAACGCAGCAAGCTGATGCGTCGCGCCGCCGACAATCTCCGCGCGCGTGCCGAAACGGTCGCCGCGATCATGACGATGGAACAGGGCAAGCCGCTCGCCGAAGCGCGCGTCGAAACGCTGTCCGCCGCCGATACGATCGAGTGGTTCGCCGAAGAAGCGCGCCGCACGTATGGCCGCGTCGTGCCGTCGCGTAGCGGTGCCGTTCAGCAGATCGTCACGCGCGAACCGGTCGGTCCGGTCGCCGCGTTCACGCCGTGGAACTTCCCGCTCAACCAGGCCGTGCGCAAGGTCTCGGCCGCGCTCGCCGCCGGCTGCTCGATCGTGCTGAAGGGACCGGAAGAAACGCCGGCCAGCTGCGCCGCGCTCGTCGCCGCGTTCCATGACGCCGGGTTGCCCGCAGGCGTGCTTAACCTCGTGTTCGGTGTGCCGGCCGACATCTCGCGCTTCTTCATCGAACATCCGGTGATCCGCAAGATCTCGTTCACGGGGTCGACCGCGGTCGGCAAGCAGCTCGCCGCAATGGCGGGTCTGCACATGAAGCGCGCAACGATGGAACTGGGTGGTCACGCTCCCGCTATCGTGTTCGCCGACGCCGACATTCCGCGCGCCGCCAAGCTGCTCGGCATGGCGAAGATCCGCAACGCGGGCCAGGTGTGCATCTCGCCGACGCGCTTCATCGTCCAGGACGCTGCTTACGACGAGTTCGTCGAACACTTCGTCGCGACGATCAAGTCGGTGAAGGTCGGCAACGGTCTCGACGACGGCGTGCAGATGGGACCGCTCGCGAACGTGCGCCGCGTCGAAGCGATGGAACGTCTCGTCGCCGATGCACGCGAACAGGGTGCGAAGGTTCAGACCGGCGGCGAACGCATCGGTCGCGAAGGCTACTTCTTCCAGCCGACCGTTCTCACCGACGTGCCGCTGTCGGCCCGCATCATGACCGAAGAGCCGTTCGGCCCGGTCGCGCCTGTCACGCGCTTCAGCAGCTACGACGACGTGATCCGCGAAGCGAATCGCCTGCCGTACGGGCTCGCCGCCTACGCATACACGCGTTCGACATCGACGGCCGCAGCACTCGCCGACGATATCGAAAGCGGCATGATCTCGGTGAACCACCACGGCCTCGGCCTGCCGGAGACGCCGTTCGGCGGCGTGAAGGACTCGGGCTACGGCTCGGAAGGCGGCACCGAAGCGATGGAAGCGTATCTCGTCACGAAGTTCGTCAGCCAGCATCGTTAA
- a CDS encoding tautomerase family protein, giving the protein MPLARINLSKDASPEAVRAIGDVIYDAMVEFANVPKDDRFQIVTRHAADELIYPADGYLGISYTPGIVMIQVTWNAGRSTDVKKAFYRAVADGIHAKTGIRKEDVWINLVEVDRENWSFGNGEMQYGPK; this is encoded by the coding sequence ATGCCGCTCGCCCGCATCAATCTTTCGAAAGACGCTTCACCCGAAGCCGTTCGCGCCATCGGCGACGTGATCTACGACGCGATGGTCGAGTTCGCGAACGTGCCGAAAGACGACCGCTTCCAGATCGTCACCCGTCACGCCGCCGACGAGCTGATCTATCCGGCGGACGGCTATCTCGGCATCTCGTACACGCCGGGCATCGTGATGATCCAGGTCACGTGGAACGCGGGGCGCAGCACGGATGTGAAGAAAGCGTTCTATCGCGCGGTCGCGGACGGTATCCACGCGAAAACGGGTATTCGTAAGGAAGACGTCTGGATCAATCTCGTCGAGGTCGATCGCGAGAACTGGTCGTTCGGCAACGGCGAGATGCAGTACGGGCCGAAGTGA
- a CDS encoding LysR family transcriptional regulator — MITEDLRSFVVVIDEASLTRAADMLCVTQSAVSRRIQRLEESLGAELFDRNSKPPKPTALAQRIYAYAIPLLRDLDRLLEVPVENAAPSGTFRLGMTQVVEEIVLFDAVMQLKAVFPALDVRLHTEHSSTLQQQMLSGTLDAAVLVLPSRAQPADGIEGRRLTTLDVLVVQSRTQPLVTGKRRPTIRSLSAHTWVLNPDGCGYRAALEQAMDDAGRSLRVGVDTYGTEMQLRLVAAGLGLGLVPRSVLSRSAMARDLDIVNVSDFALKLDAWLVHALHLGNLKRAIDLLGDIAAETFRRHEAVQLTKATRARAGKSSSSTVRA, encoded by the coding sequence ATGATTACCGAAGACCTTCGCTCGTTCGTCGTCGTGATCGACGAGGCTTCGCTGACGCGCGCGGCCGATATGTTGTGCGTGACGCAGTCCGCGGTGTCGCGCCGGATCCAGCGGCTCGAGGAGTCGCTCGGTGCCGAACTGTTCGACCGCAACAGCAAGCCGCCGAAGCCGACGGCGCTCGCGCAGCGCATCTATGCGTACGCGATTCCGCTGCTGCGCGATCTGGATCGTCTGCTCGAAGTGCCCGTCGAAAACGCCGCGCCGAGCGGCACGTTCCGGCTCGGCATGACGCAGGTGGTTGAGGAAATCGTGCTGTTCGACGCGGTGATGCAGCTAAAGGCAGTGTTTCCCGCACTCGACGTGCGGCTGCACACCGAGCACAGCAGTACGCTGCAGCAGCAGATGTTGTCGGGCACGCTCGACGCCGCTGTGCTCGTGCTGCCGTCGCGCGCGCAGCCCGCCGACGGTATCGAGGGCCGCCGACTCACGACGCTCGACGTGCTGGTCGTGCAGAGCCGCACGCAACCGCTCGTCACCGGCAAGAGGCGTCCGACGATCCGTTCGCTTTCGGCGCACACATGGGTGCTGAATCCAGACGGCTGCGGTTACCGCGCGGCACTCGAGCAGGCGATGGACGACGCGGGCCGCAGCCTGCGCGTCGGTGTCGATACGTACGGCACCGAGATGCAGTTGCGGCTCGTCGCGGCCGGGCTCGGGTTGGGGCTCGTGCCGCGTAGCGTGCTGTCGCGCAGCGCGATGGCTCGCGATCTGGATATCGTGAACGTGAGCGACTTCGCGTTGAAGCTCGATGCGTGGCTGGTGCATGCGCTGCACCTCGGGAATCTGAAGCGCGCGATCGATCTGCTGGGCGATATCGCTGCGGAGACTTTTCGGCGGCATGAGGCGGTGCAACTCACCAAAGCCACGCGTGCGCGCGCAGGCAAGTCTTCGTCCAGCACGGTGCGCGCATAA
- a CDS encoding SDR family NAD(P)-dependent oxidoreductase yields MNIDLTGRKAVVTGSTAGIGRAIAEGLGRAGAAVVINGRTEKRVSTALRELRELLPKTEFTGVIADLATPEGTAKLFAQAPDADILVNNVGTGRPKSFFEIEDSEWINLFELNVMSGIRASRHYVPNMTKRGWGRVVFISSESALAIPKDMIDYATTKTAQLAIARGLAEVVGGTGVTVNSVLPGPTNSEIMGGWAQANADAQGITREEAEQQFLKTNRPTTLLNRFATTEEVANLVVYVCSEQASATTGTSLRVDGGVVRTIA; encoded by the coding sequence ATGAATATCGATCTCACTGGCCGCAAGGCCGTCGTTACCGGGTCAACGGCGGGTATCGGCCGAGCCATTGCAGAAGGGTTGGGGCGCGCAGGCGCCGCGGTCGTGATCAACGGCCGCACAGAGAAGCGCGTCTCCACGGCGCTTCGAGAGCTTCGCGAACTCTTGCCAAAGACTGAGTTTACCGGCGTCATCGCAGATCTTGCGACCCCGGAGGGCACGGCGAAGTTGTTCGCTCAGGCGCCGGATGCGGACATTCTCGTCAACAATGTGGGTACCGGGCGTCCGAAGTCCTTCTTCGAAATTGAGGATAGCGAATGGATCAATCTCTTCGAACTTAACGTCATGAGCGGCATTCGCGCCTCCCGCCACTATGTGCCGAACATGACGAAGCGTGGGTGGGGGCGCGTCGTCTTCATCAGCAGCGAGTCCGCGCTTGCCATCCCTAAGGACATGATCGACTACGCCACGACCAAGACCGCTCAGCTCGCCATTGCGAGGGGCTTGGCCGAGGTGGTCGGCGGAACAGGCGTCACCGTCAATTCGGTTCTCCCGGGTCCGACGAATTCGGAGATCATGGGTGGTTGGGCGCAGGCGAACGCAGATGCGCAAGGCATCACGCGTGAGGAAGCCGAGCAGCAGTTCCTGAAAACGAATCGCCCGACCACGCTCCTCAATCGCTTCGCGACAACCGAAGAAGTCGCCAACCTGGTCGTCTATGTCTGCTCGGAGCAGGCGTCGGCGACAACAGGTACTTCCTTGCGTGTCGACGGCGGTGTCGTTCGGACAATTGCATAA
- a CDS encoding LysR family transcriptional regulator — MDRFNELNAFIAVVEAGGFTAAARRTGDSQSAISKAIGALERRVGVALFNRSTRRVILTDQGQRYYDRTKPLLDEMDDADSELTSSTHDVSGLIRIAASGTFGRLHVLPLIPDLLSLNPGLQVDLILSDFVRDMVEDGIDLAIRVGPVNDPDAIVRRVASTPLVCVGSRRYFEQRGMPKTPAELVDHNCLLYRGLAESTHWPFAGPEGQFSVSVRGNLTSNSVETIRAGVLAGVGIGRFAKVSLADDLRHPDVITVLDEFIGDARDISLVWPRRRFVPARVRQVTDFFAEAIPRRI; from the coding sequence ATGGATCGATTCAACGAATTAAACGCCTTCATAGCCGTGGTTGAAGCAGGCGGTTTTACAGCTGCCGCGCGTCGAACCGGCGACTCACAGTCAGCTATCAGCAAGGCTATCGGCGCGCTCGAGAGACGCGTCGGCGTGGCGTTATTTAACCGAAGTACGCGCCGTGTGATCCTGACGGATCAAGGGCAGAGATACTACGATCGGACAAAACCGCTGCTTGACGAGATGGATGACGCCGACAGCGAACTGACCAGCAGCACGCACGATGTCTCAGGTCTGATCAGGATCGCTGCATCAGGTACTTTCGGCCGTCTTCATGTCTTGCCGCTGATTCCCGATCTGTTATCACTCAATCCTGGCCTTCAGGTCGATCTCATTCTCTCTGACTTCGTGCGAGATATGGTGGAGGACGGGATTGATCTGGCGATCCGGGTGGGGCCCGTGAACGATCCTGACGCGATCGTCAGGCGCGTGGCCAGCACTCCCCTTGTATGCGTCGGATCCCGTCGCTACTTCGAGCAACGCGGAATGCCAAAGACCCCCGCCGAGCTCGTTGATCACAATTGCCTTTTATATCGCGGCTTGGCGGAGTCAACGCATTGGCCTTTTGCAGGACCAGAAGGTCAATTTAGCGTGTCCGTCCGTGGAAATCTCACGTCCAACAGCGTCGAAACGATCCGGGCTGGTGTTTTAGCCGGCGTGGGAATCGGCCGGTTTGCCAAGGTCTCTCTTGCCGATGATCTCCGGCATCCGGACGTCATCACCGTTCTCGACGAATTTATAGGCGACGCCCGAGACATAAGTCTCGTCTGGCCGAGACGCCGGTTTGTACCGGCGCGTGTGCGACAAGTCACCGATTTTTTCGCAGAGGCCATACCGCGGCGCATTTAG
- a CDS encoding class I SAM-dependent methyltransferase, whose translation MTQNIYDDDTFFEGYSRLDRSLEGLVRAPEWPALQAMLPPVTGSSIVDLGCGYGWFCRWARDAGASSVLGIDVSERMLERAQTFDKDRIDPAIRYERADLETLALPHASFDLAYSSLAFHYVENLVTLLRTIHRALVPDGMLVFSVEHPVYMASRHPGWIVDAHGHKTWPLDSYQFEGPRVTNWFTDGVIKQHRTLGTLLNTLIETGFAIAHVDEWGPTDAQIAALPALAEERERPMMLLVAARRESNTPSSHRSTCSRR comes from the coding sequence ATGACCCAGAACATCTACGACGACGACACGTTCTTCGAAGGCTATAGCCGCCTCGATCGCTCGCTCGAGGGACTTGTGCGCGCGCCCGAATGGCCCGCATTGCAGGCGATGCTGCCACCCGTGACGGGCAGCAGCATCGTGGACCTCGGCTGCGGTTACGGCTGGTTCTGCCGCTGGGCGCGCGACGCAGGCGCAAGCAGTGTGCTCGGGATCGACGTATCGGAAAGGATGCTGGAAAGAGCGCAGACATTCGATAAGGATCGAATCGATCCCGCGATCCGCTATGAACGCGCGGACCTCGAAACGCTCGCGCTGCCGCATGCATCGTTCGACCTCGCTTACAGCTCACTCGCGTTTCACTATGTCGAAAACCTGGTCACGTTGCTGCGCACGATTCATCGTGCACTGGTGCCAGACGGCATGCTCGTGTTTTCGGTCGAGCATCCGGTCTACATGGCCTCGCGCCATCCCGGCTGGATCGTCGATGCACATGGCCACAAGACGTGGCCGCTCGACAGCTACCAGTTCGAGGGGCCACGCGTGACGAACTGGTTTACCGACGGCGTGATCAAGCAGCATCGAACGCTGGGCACGCTGCTGAACACGCTGATCGAAACCGGCTTCGCGATCGCGCACGTCGACGAATGGGGACCGACGGATGCGCAGATCGCGGCGCTACCCGCGCTCGCCGAAGAGCGCGAACGTCCGATGATGCTGCTGGTCGCCGCGCGGCGCGAGAGCAATACTCCATCATCTCACCGCTCGACATGCTCAAGAAGGTAG